Proteins co-encoded in one Halorussus lipolyticus genomic window:
- a CDS encoding DNA-directed RNA polymerase subunit K — protein MAQQRYSRYEKARIIGARALQVSYGAPVLTDTDQTEPILIAADEYDAGVLPFTVRRGEK, from the coding sequence ATGGCTCAGCAACGCTACTCCCGCTACGAGAAGGCTCGCATCATCGGGGCACGCGCCCTGCAAGTGTCGTACGGAGCGCCCGTGCTGACTGACACCGACCAGACCGAGCCGATTCTCATCGCGGCCGACGAGTACGACGCGGGCGTTCTGCCGTTCACGGTCCGTCGAGGTGAGAAATGA
- a CDS encoding 50S ribosomal protein L18e, which yields MSKTNPRLTSLIADLKSVSRDSDADVWSTVADRLEKPRSTHAEVNLGRIERYAEEDETVIVPGKVLGSGVLQKEVTVAAVDFSSTAETKIEQADGEVLELEQAIEQNPEGSNVRVIR from the coding sequence ATGAGCAAGACGAATCCGAGGCTCACTAGTCTCATCGCTGACCTGAAGTCGGTGTCCCGCGATTCGGACGCCGACGTGTGGAGTACTGTCGCGGACCGCCTCGAGAAGCCCCGGAGCACGCACGCGGAAGTCAACCTCGGTCGCATCGAGCGATACGCCGAGGAGGACGAAACCGTCATCGTGCCCGGCAAGGTTCTCGGGAGCGGAGTCCTGCAAAAAGAAGTTACCGTCGCCGCCGTGGACTTTTCGTCCACCGCGGAGACGAAAATCGAGCAAGCCGACGGTGAGGTTCTCGAACTCGAACAGGCAATCGAACAGAACCCCGAGGGCTCGAACGTCCGGGTGATTCGATGA
- a CDS encoding cobalamin B12-binding domain-containing protein has translation MSADSEQQSIRCLVAKVGLDGHDRGAHVIARAFRDAGFEVIYSGLHNAPDEIVQAAVQEDVNVLGISILSGAHNTLVPKIIDGLKEYDAFEDTLVLVGGVVPDDDKAELKEMGVAEVFGPGTPMEETIEFVRENAPER, from the coding sequence ATGAGCGCAGATTCCGAACAGCAGTCGATTCGCTGTCTCGTCGCAAAGGTCGGACTCGACGGACACGACCGAGGAGCGCACGTCATCGCCCGCGCCTTCCGTGACGCCGGGTTCGAGGTCATCTACTCTGGCCTCCACAACGCGCCGGACGAAATCGTGCAGGCCGCGGTCCAAGAGGACGTGAACGTGCTGGGCATCTCCATCCTCTCGGGCGCGCACAACACCCTCGTCCCCAAAATCATCGACGGTCTCAAGGAGTACGACGCCTTCGAGGACACCCTCGTCCTCGTCGGCGGGGTCGTGCCCGACGACGACAAGGCGGAACTCAAGGAGATGGGCGTGGCCGAAGTGTTCGGTCCCGGCACGCCGATGGAGGAGACCATCGAGTTCGTCCGCGAGAACGCTCCCGAGCGATGA
- a CDS encoding 30S ribosomal protein S9 produces MVTNTSGKKKTAIARATVTEGEGRVRINSQPVELVEPETARLKMLEPFRIADEAARDEVDVEIDVQGGGISGQADAVRTAIARGLVQYTNDAELRDAFIEFDRSLLVNDSRRSEPKKWGGPGARARYQKSYR; encoded by the coding sequence ATGGTGACCAACACGAGTGGAAAGAAGAAGACGGCCATCGCCCGCGCCACCGTCACGGAAGGCGAGGGTCGAGTGCGAATCAACTCCCAGCCCGTCGAGCTGGTCGAACCGGAGACGGCTCGCCTGAAGATGCTGGAACCTTTCCGCATCGCAGACGAGGCCGCCCGCGACGAGGTAGACGTCGAAATCGACGTGCAGGGTGGCGGCATCAGCGGACAGGCAGACGCCGTTCGGACCGCCATCGCGCGCGGTCTGGTCCAGTACACCAACGACGCCGAACTCCGAGACGCGTTCATCGAGTTCGACCGGTCGCTGTTGGTCAACGACTCGCGGCGCTCCGAGCCCAAGAAGTGGGGCGGTCCCGGCGCTCGTGCCCGCTACCAGAAATCCTACCGCTAA
- a CDS encoding DNA-directed RNA polymerase subunit D — MTEDYEVEFIERGDRDAKFLVRGVTPAFANGIRRAIIADVPTLSIDTVRMVENSSVMFDEQIGLRLGLVPLSTPLDEFEEGDTVTLSLDVSGPSTAYSGDLVSSDGMVQPADDNVPIIDLKDDQRLELEADAVLSTGKDHAKHQGGVAVGYRHLQRVEVLGDADEYSEEETNILRGVIEDDGELVPTEEFDHDLTNRYPGKEVEVHDVSNAFVFDVETDGSLTVDEIVTAAAASISDRADELEQAVQL, encoded by the coding sequence ATGACCGAAGACTACGAGGTCGAGTTTATCGAACGCGGCGACCGCGACGCGAAGTTCCTCGTTCGCGGCGTCACCCCGGCGTTCGCTAACGGGATTCGCCGAGCAATCATCGCGGACGTTCCGACCCTCTCCATCGACACGGTTCGGATGGTCGAGAACTCGTCGGTGATGTTCGACGAGCAGATCGGGCTACGGCTCGGTCTGGTCCCGCTCAGCACGCCGCTCGACGAGTTCGAGGAGGGCGACACTGTCACCCTCAGCCTCGACGTGTCGGGACCGAGTACCGCGTACTCGGGCGACCTCGTGAGTTCCGACGGGATGGTCCAACCGGCCGACGACAACGTTCCCATCATCGACTTGAAGGACGACCAGCGGCTCGAACTCGAAGCCGACGCCGTCCTCTCGACGGGGAAAGACCACGCCAAACATCAGGGCGGCGTGGCCGTCGGCTACCGGCACCTTCAGCGCGTGGAAGTCCTCGGCGACGCGGACGAGTACAGCGAGGAGGAGACCAACATCCTCCGCGGCGTCATCGAAGACGATGGCGAACTCGTCCCGACCGAGGAGTTCGACCACGACCTGACCAACCGGTATCCCGGCAAGGAAGTCGAGGTCCACGACGTATCGAACGCGTTCGTGTTCGACGTCGAGACCGACGGGTCGCTGACCGTAGACGAAATCGTCACCGCCGCGGCCGCTTCGATTAGCGACCGCGCGGACGAACTCGAACAGGCTGTACAACTGTAA
- the moaA gene encoding GTP 3',8-cyclase MoaA, with translation MLEDDFGREVSGVRVSLTDRCNFDCVYCHNEGLGDTRGPMDPQDDEMTADEVVRFLEVAREFGVGKVKFTGGEPMLRQDLEEIIRRTPDEMEVSLTTNGTFLPGRADDLVDAGLERVNVSQDALDPEAFAEVTQSGAYDKVIEGVHAAVDAGLDPVKLNMVVFEHTAGYVEEMVEHVAENDGLQLQLIQYMPELTGKPEWNIDIQRVHDWLADIADEVETRDMHNRNRYWVGGTAADDESGMVEIVDPVENPQFCANCHRVRVTHEGYLKGCLNRNDDLRSMGEMTRDEIRETFRETVENRVPYYGEYMVRGDDGEWEINDEYVNNVEV, from the coding sequence ATGCTGGAGGACGACTTCGGGCGCGAGGTCTCGGGCGTGCGAGTCTCGCTCACAGACAGGTGTAACTTCGACTGCGTTTACTGCCACAACGAGGGGTTGGGTGACACGCGCGGGCCGATGGACCCCCAAGACGACGAGATGACCGCCGACGAAGTCGTCCGATTTCTGGAGGTCGCCCGCGAGTTCGGCGTGGGGAAAGTCAAGTTCACCGGGGGAGAGCCGATGCTCCGTCAAGATTTGGAGGAGATAATCCGGCGGACCCCCGACGAGATGGAGGTGTCGCTGACGACCAACGGCACCTTCCTGCCGGGCCGGGCAGATGACCTCGTGGACGCCGGACTCGAACGAGTCAACGTCTCCCAAGACGCACTCGACCCCGAGGCCTTCGCCGAGGTAACTCAGAGCGGGGCCTACGACAAGGTTATCGAAGGCGTTCACGCCGCCGTAGACGCCGGACTCGACCCCGTGAAGTTGAACATGGTCGTGTTCGAGCATACCGCGGGCTACGTCGAGGAGATGGTCGAACACGTCGCCGAGAACGACGGCCTGCAACTCCAACTCATCCAGTACATGCCCGAGTTGACCGGCAAGCCCGAGTGGAACATCGACATCCAGCGCGTCCACGATTGGCTGGCCGACATCGCAGACGAGGTGGAGACCCGCGACATGCACAACCGGAATCGCTACTGGGTCGGGGGCACCGCCGCTGACGACGAGAGCGGGATGGTCGAAATCGTGGACCCTGTGGAGAACCCGCAGTTCTGCGCGAACTGCCATCGCGTGCGCGTCACGCACGAAGGATACCTGAAGGGGTGTCTGAACCGCAACGACGACCTCCGGTCGATGGGCGAGATGACCCGCGACGAGATTCGGGAGACCTTCCGCGAGACGGTGGAGAATCGGGTGCCCTACTACGGCGAGTACATGGTGCGGGGCGACGACGGCGAGTGGGAAATCAACGACGAGTACGTCAACAACGTCGAAGTCTGA
- a CDS encoding 30S ribosomal protein S13, protein MSTEEPQEEDEDLRYFVRIGQTDLDGTKSVERSLTELNGIGRRAARIIADKTGVDRTATFGRLEDDEIDTVVEAVENFADEVPEWLANHRNDFFSGETTHETGNDLNMTRRQDINRMKMIDSYKGVRHKRGQKVRGQRTRSTGRTEGTIGVNVEEIKEEQAAEAEEGGEE, encoded by the coding sequence ATGAGTACAGAAGAACCACAGGAGGAAGACGAGGACCTCCGATACTTCGTCCGCATCGGTCAGACCGACCTCGATGGGACGAAGTCCGTCGAACGGTCCCTGACCGAACTGAACGGGATCGGTCGCCGAGCGGCGCGCATCATCGCCGACAAGACCGGCGTAGACCGCACGGCGACGTTCGGCCGACTCGAAGACGACGAAATCGATACCGTCGTCGAGGCCGTCGAGAACTTCGCCGACGAGGTCCCAGAATGGCTCGCTAACCACCGCAACGACTTCTTCTCCGGGGAGACCACCCACGAGACGGGCAACGACCTGAACATGACCCGTCGTCAGGACATCAACCGGATGAAGATGATCGACTCGTACAAGGGCGTCCGCCACAAGCGTGGCCAGAAGGTCCGCGGTCAGCGCACCCGTTCGACGGGGCGTACCGAGGGCACCATCGGCGTCAACGTCGAGGAGATCAAGGAAGAACAGGCCGCCGAAGCAGAGGAGGGTGGTGAAGAATAA
- a CDS encoding DNA-directed RNA polymerase subunit N: MMVPVRCFTCGMVVGEYWEEFKARSATKEGDEDPEKVLDELGVERQCCRRMLVSHKDLVDIVAPYQ, encoded by the coding sequence ATGATGGTACCAGTCCGCTGTTTCACGTGCGGTATGGTCGTCGGGGAGTACTGGGAAGAGTTCAAAGCACGGTCGGCGACGAAAGAGGGCGACGAGGACCCAGAGAAGGTCCTCGACGAACTCGGCGTCGAGCGACAGTGCTGTCGCCGGATGCTCGTCTCGCACAAGGACCTCGTCGATATCGTCGCTCCCTACCAGTAA
- the rpsB gene encoding 30S ribosomal protein S2 yields MSENDPEQVDEEGLDAAESEIDAEPEGAGGAEPSEDPDADVASEADDEQATEDVEDEGPNLDEDVMENQEEADLLIPVEDYLGAGAHIGTQQKTQDMERFIHRVRTDGLYVLDVSKTDQRIRTAADFLANYSPEQILVTSSRQYGRFPAEKFAEAVGARARTGRFIPGTLTNPKYEGYIEPDVLVVTDPIGDAQAVKEAITVGIPVIAMCDSNNNTSNVDLVVPTNNKGRKALSVVYWLLANETLDRRGAEPTYSLDDFESEI; encoded by the coding sequence ATGAGTGAAAACGACCCCGAACAGGTAGACGAGGAAGGCCTCGACGCCGCGGAATCCGAGATCGACGCGGAACCCGAGGGTGCTGGCGGCGCGGAGCCGTCGGAAGACCCCGACGCGGACGTGGCAAGCGAGGCTGACGACGAACAAGCAACCGAAGACGTCGAAGACGAGGGACCGAACCTCGACGAGGACGTCATGGAGAACCAAGAGGAGGCCGACCTCCTCATCCCGGTCGAGGACTACCTCGGCGCTGGTGCCCACATCGGGACCCAGCAGAAGACCCAAGACATGGAGCGGTTCATCCACCGCGTCCGGACCGACGGGCTGTACGTCCTCGACGTCTCGAAGACCGACCAGCGCATCCGGACTGCGGCGGACTTCCTCGCCAACTACAGTCCCGAGCAGATTCTGGTCACCTCCTCGCGCCAGTACGGTCGCTTCCCCGCAGAGAAGTTCGCGGAAGCGGTCGGAGCGCGAGCGCGGACCGGTCGATTCATCCCCGGTACCCTCACCAACCCCAAGTACGAGGGTTACATCGAGCCTGACGTGCTGGTCGTGACCGACCCCATCGGTGACGCCCAAGCCGTCAAGGAGGCCATCACGGTCGGTATCCCGGTCATCGCCATGTGCGACTCCAACAACAACACCAGCAACGTGGACCTCGTGGTCCCGACGAACAACAAGGGTCGCAAGGCGCTGTCGGTCGTCTACTGGCTGTTGGCCAACGAGACGCTCGACCGCCGCGGTGCCGAGCCGACCTACTCGCTCGACGACTTCGAGAGCGAGATTTAG
- a CDS encoding Mrp/NBP35 family ATP-binding protein, giving the protein MDESAVRELLREVDDPDLGDDIVSLNLVNDISVEGDTASISLALGAPYSPHESQIADRVREVLSEHGMEAELSARIDDDISADEQVLPNVKNIIAVASGKGGVGKSTVAVNLAAGLSQMGARVGLFDADVYGPNVPRMVDADEVPKATEDETMIPPEQFGVKLMSMAFLVGEDDPVIWRGPMVHKVLTQLWEDVEWGHLDYMVVDLPPGTGDAQLTLLQSVPVTGSVIVTTPQEVAIDDARKGLRMFGKHDTPVLGIAENMSTFKCPDCGGEHDIFGRGGGAKFAEENDMPFLGSVPIDPSVRTGGDEGAPIVLDEDSDTGDAFRVMTENVANNVGVIKRRQQR; this is encoded by the coding sequence ATGGACGAATCAGCAGTACGCGAACTCCTCCGGGAGGTAGACGACCCGGACCTCGGCGACGACATCGTCTCGTTGAACCTCGTCAACGACATCTCGGTCGAGGGCGATACCGCCAGTATCTCGCTGGCGCTCGGCGCGCCCTACTCGCCCCACGAGTCCCAAATCGCCGACCGCGTTCGGGAGGTCCTCTCGGAACACGGGATGGAGGCCGAACTCTCGGCCCGCATCGACGACGACATCTCGGCCGACGAGCAGGTTCTCCCGAACGTCAAGAACATCATCGCGGTGGCCTCCGGGAAGGGCGGCGTCGGGAAGTCCACCGTCGCGGTCAACCTCGCGGCCGGTCTCTCCCAGATGGGGGCGCGCGTCGGCCTGTTCGACGCCGACGTGTACGGCCCGAACGTCCCCCGAATGGTGGACGCCGACGAGGTGCCGAAAGCCACCGAGGACGAGACCATGATTCCGCCCGAGCAGTTCGGCGTGAAACTCATGAGCATGGCTTTCCTCGTCGGCGAGGACGACCCGGTTATCTGGCGCGGTCCGATGGTCCACAAGGTCCTGACTCAACTCTGGGAGGACGTCGAGTGGGGCCACCTCGACTACATGGTCGTTGACCTCCCACCGGGGACCGGTGACGCGCAACTGACCCTCCTCCAGAGCGTCCCGGTCACGGGGTCGGTCATCGTCACCACGCCCCAAGAGGTCGCCATCGACGACGCCCGCAAGGGCCTCCGGATGTTCGGCAAGCACGACACGCCGGTTCTGGGCATCGCCGAAAACATGTCCACGTTCAAGTGCCCCGACTGCGGCGGCGAACACGACATCTTCGGCAGAGGCGGCGGCGCGAAGTTCGCCGAGGAGAACGACATGCCCTTCCTCGGGTCGGTCCCCATCGACCCCTCGGTCCGGACCGGGGGCGACGAGGGCGCACCCATCGTGTTGGACGAGGACAGCGACACCGGCGACGCCTTCCGCGTCATGACCGAGAACGTCGCCAACAACGTCGGAGTTATTAAACGACGCCAGCAACGCTGA
- the meaB gene encoding methylmalonyl Co-A mutase-associated GTPase MeaB, protein MSAEPDHAELVDELLAGKHRALARTITKIENRAPGYRNLVSQLHQHTGNAEVIGITGSPGAGKSTLVDKMANYYRERGETVGVIAVDPSSPFTGGAVLGDRIRMASNVGDMEVFFRSMSARGTLGGLSTATTDAVKALDAFGKDKIIIETVGAGQNEIDIVKSADTVAVLVPPGSGDDVQMLKAGILEIGDVFVVNKADLKGADRTVQELREMVHMQEDNTANLATGHHGAGAIPDDENDDSDADAEVDEPESWEPAIVETIAKDGEGVEELIETLTAHHDYLETSGLLEDKERMRYAEEIRNLLRDDVGNLLEAEIERRGGMDELVAGVVARETDPYTVADDIIDPIEDCMDQLGDRDE, encoded by the coding sequence ATGAGCGCCGAACCCGACCACGCCGAACTGGTCGATGAACTGCTCGCGGGCAAACACCGCGCGCTGGCCCGGACCATCACCAAAATCGAGAACCGCGCGCCGGGCTATCGGAATCTCGTCTCCCAACTCCACCAGCACACCGGCAACGCCGAGGTCATCGGTATCACCGGAAGCCCCGGCGCTGGCAAGTCTACGCTGGTGGACAAGATGGCCAACTACTACCGCGAGCGGGGCGAGACGGTGGGCGTCATCGCGGTGGACCCCTCGTCGCCGTTCACGGGGGGCGCGGTGCTGGGCGACCGCATCCGGATGGCCAGCAACGTCGGCGACATGGAGGTCTTCTTCCGGTCGATGAGCGCGCGCGGCACCCTCGGCGGTCTCTCGACGGCGACCACCGACGCCGTGAAGGCTCTCGACGCATTCGGCAAGGATAAGATTATCATCGAGACGGTCGGTGCCGGGCAGAACGAAATCGACATCGTGAAATCCGCCGACACGGTGGCGGTGCTGGTCCCGCCGGGGAGCGGCGACGACGTGCAGATGCTCAAAGCCGGCATCCTCGAAATCGGCGACGTGTTCGTGGTCAACAAGGCCGACCTGAAGGGCGCGGACCGCACTGTTCAGGAACTCCGGGAGATGGTCCACATGCAGGAGGACAACACCGCGAACCTCGCCACCGGCCACCACGGCGCGGGCGCAATCCCGGACGACGAAAACGACGACAGCGACGCTGACGCCGAGGTCGACGAACCGGAAAGCTGGGAGCCAGCCATCGTGGAGACCATCGCCAAGGACGGCGAAGGGGTCGAGGAGTTAATCGAAACCCTCACAGCCCACCACGACTACCTCGAAACCTCGGGTCTCCTCGAAGACAAAGAACGGATGCGCTACGCCGAGGAGATTCGGAACCTCCTCCGGGACGACGTTGGCAACCTGCTGGAAGCCGAAATCGAGCGCAGAGGCGGCATGGACGAACTGGTCGCTGGCGTCGTGGCCCGCGAAACCGACCCCTACACGGTCGCTGACGACATCATCGACCCCATCGAGGACTGCATGGACCAACTGGGCGACCGAGACGAGTAG
- a CDS encoding 30S ribosomal protein S11: MSANDDEKWGVAHVHASFNNTIITVTDLTGAETIAKSSGGTVVKQNRDESSPYAAMQMAETVAEEVKAAGIEGVHVNVRGPGGNLQQNPGPGAQATIRALARAGLEIGRIEDVTPIPHDGTRAPKGKSGF; the protein is encoded by the coding sequence ATGAGCGCAAACGACGACGAGAAATGGGGCGTAGCCCACGTTCACGCATCGTTCAACAACACCATCATCACGGTCACTGACCTGACCGGTGCGGAGACCATCGCCAAGTCCAGCGGCGGGACGGTCGTCAAGCAGAACCGCGACGAGTCCTCGCCCTACGCCGCGATGCAGATGGCCGAGACGGTCGCCGAGGAGGTCAAGGCGGCAGGCATCGAGGGCGTTCACGTCAACGTGCGCGGTCCCGGTGGCAACCTTCAGCAGAACCCCGGTCCGGGTGCGCAGGCGACGATTCGCGCGCTCGCTCGCGCCGGCCTCGAAATCGGTCGCATCGAGGACGTGACCCCCATCCCGCACGACGGTACCCGCGCCCCCAAGGGCAAGAGTGGATTCTAA
- a CDS encoding 50S ribosomal protein L13: MSLAEFDADVVVDARDCILGRVASQVAQRALDGERVAVVNAEDAVITGSEEDVMSTYEKRAELGSDSGPYYPKRPDMIFKRTIRGMVPYKEDKGREAFENVRVYVGNPYDEDGEVLEGTSLDRLSNIRFVQLGEISKNLGANVTW, translated from the coding sequence ATGAGTCTCGCAGAATTCGACGCAGACGTCGTTGTCGATGCCCGCGACTGCATCCTCGGTCGCGTGGCGAGTCAGGTAGCACAGCGCGCACTCGACGGCGAGCGCGTCGCGGTGGTCAACGCCGAGGACGCGGTCATCACCGGAAGCGAAGAAGACGTGATGTCCACCTACGAGAAGCGCGCCGAACTGGGTTCGGACAGCGGTCCGTACTACCCCAAGCGCCCCGACATGATCTTCAAGCGGACCATCCGCGGGATGGTTCCCTACAAGGAAGACAAGGGCCGCGAGGCGTTCGAGAACGTTCGAGTCTACGTCGGCAATCCCTACGACGAGGACGGCGAAGTCCTCGAGGGAACGTCGCTGGACCGACTGTCGAACATTCGCTTCGTCCAACTGGGCGAAATCAGTAAGAATCTGGGTGCTAACGTCACATGGTGA
- a CDS encoding 30S ribosomal protein S4, protein MALGENTKAYETPNHPYQGERISEERSLLDRYGLQNKQELWKAQSELRGYRREARNILAQRAQGDTEAVEGEEFVSRLQRVGILDDGDELDDVLLLDVTDVLERRLQTVAYRKGLGNTPNQARQFVVHGHVEVDGQRVQAPSYKVETAEEATVEFDENSPLADELHPERAEGNE, encoded by the coding sequence ATGGCGCTCGGAGAGAACACCAAAGCCTACGAGACGCCGAACCATCCGTATCAGGGCGAACGTATCTCCGAGGAGCGCAGTCTCCTCGACCGATACGGACTCCAGAACAAGCAGGAACTCTGGAAGGCCCAGTCCGAACTTCGTGGCTACCGCCGCGAGGCCCGGAACATCCTCGCACAGCGTGCACAGGGTGACACTGAGGCCGTCGAAGGAGAGGAGTTCGTCAGTCGTCTCCAGCGCGTCGGCATCCTCGACGATGGCGACGAACTGGACGACGTGCTTCTGCTGGACGTGACCGACGTGCTGGAGCGCCGTCTCCAGACGGTCGCTTACCGCAAGGGTCTGGGCAACACGCCCAACCAAGCCCGACAGTTCGTGGTCCACGGACACGTCGAGGTTGACGGTCAGCGCGTGCAGGCCCCCTCCTACAAGGTCGAGACGGCCGAGGAGGCAACCGTCGAATTCGACGAGAACAGCCCGCTTGCGGACGAACTGCACCCCGAACGAGCGGAGGGTAACGAATGA
- the eno gene encoding phosphopyruvate hydratase, with product MTLVTDVRLRQVLDSRGNRTVEADVLTESGGFGRAAAPSGASTGEYEAIELDPSEAIASAREHAVPRLEGKVYVGDQRDVDRTLRAADGTDDFSEIGANSAVAISMAASKAAADVTGAPLYQHLGGAFRGEEFPTPLGNVVGGGEHAADATAIQEFLSAPVGAPNVQDAVFANAAVHQEVHDLLNERDISAGKGDEGAWAPSIDDDEAFEIVDEATETVADEFGFEIKFGLDVAGAEMYDEDDDEYVYRDTTRSPDEQIEYIADLADEYDLAYVEDPLDEDDYEGFAELTEKVGDRTLICGDDLFVTNVERLETGIEQGAGNSILVKPNQIGTLSDAVDAVELAVENGYQPVISHRSGETEDTTIAHLAVATAAPYIKTGAVGGERTAKLNELIRIEQNASRL from the coding sequence ATGACGCTCGTCACCGACGTTCGGCTTCGTCAGGTCCTCGACTCCCGAGGCAATCGGACAGTCGAGGCCGACGTGCTGACCGAGAGCGGTGGCTTCGGCCGGGCGGCGGCCCCCAGCGGGGCCTCGACCGGCGAGTACGAGGCCATCGAGCTTGACCCGAGCGAGGCCATCGCTTCGGCCCGCGAACACGCGGTTCCCCGACTCGAAGGCAAAGTCTACGTCGGTGACCAACGCGACGTTGACCGGACGCTTCGCGCCGCAGACGGCACCGACGACTTCTCGGAAATCGGCGCGAACAGCGCAGTCGCAATTAGCATGGCCGCGTCGAAGGCCGCGGCGGACGTGACCGGTGCGCCGCTCTACCAGCACCTCGGCGGTGCCTTCCGCGGCGAGGAGTTCCCGACGCCGCTCGGTAACGTCGTCGGCGGTGGCGAACACGCCGCGGACGCGACGGCGATTCAGGAGTTCCTCTCCGCGCCGGTCGGTGCGCCGAACGTCCAAGACGCGGTGTTCGCCAACGCCGCGGTCCATCAGGAGGTCCACGACCTGCTGAACGAGCGCGACATCTCGGCCGGGAAAGGCGACGAGGGCGCGTGGGCACCTTCCATCGACGACGACGAGGCCTTCGAAATCGTCGACGAGGCCACCGAAACCGTCGCCGACGAGTTCGGCTTCGAAATCAAGTTCGGCCTCGACGTGGCCGGTGCCGAGATGTACGACGAGGACGACGACGAGTACGTCTACCGCGACACGACGCGCTCGCCAGACGAGCAAATCGAGTACATCGCGGACCTCGCAGACGAGTACGACCTCGCGTACGTGGAGGACCCGCTGGACGAGGACGACTACGAGGGCTTCGCCGAACTGACCGAGAAGGTCGGCGACCGGACGCTCATCTGCGGTGACGACCTGTTCGTCACCAACGTCGAGCGACTGGAGACGGGCATCGAGCAGGGCGCTGGTAACAGCATTCTGGTCAAGCCCAACCAAATCGGCACCCTCAGCGACGCCGTGGACGCCGTGGAACTCGCGGTCGAGAACGGCTACCAGCCGGTCATCTCCCACCGGAGCGGGGAGACCGAGGACACGACCATCGCACACCTCGCCGTGGCGACCGCCGCGCCGTACATCAAGACGGGCGCGGTCGGCGGCGAGCGAACTGCTAAACTGAACGAACTCATTCGCATCGAGCAAAACGCATCACGACTATGA
- a CDS encoding TRAM domain-containing protein produces MADRDTAPVEVGERYSVEIEDLGSEGDGIARIGSFVVFVPDGELGERVNIEIEEVGGSHATASVVEDDEA; encoded by the coding sequence ATGGCAGACCGCGACACCGCACCGGTCGAAGTCGGCGAGCGGTATTCCGTCGAAATCGAGGACCTCGGGAGCGAAGGCGACGGTATCGCTCGCATCGGGTCGTTCGTCGTCTTCGTCCCTGACGGAGAACTCGGCGAGCGCGTGAACATCGAAATCGAGGAGGTCGGTGGGAGTCACGCCACGGCGTCGGTCGTGGAGGACGACGAGGCGTAG